GCTGTCCCAGGATAGGAGCCGTACTGGTAACGGTTAATACGAACTATAAGGTATTTGAGCTGGAATACCTGCTAAAGCAGTCGGATTCCGGCACTTTAATTATGATTGAGGGCACTAAAACCTCCAGTTACATAAAGATGATTTACGAACTCTGCCCGGAATTGAACCATTGCGAGCCGGGCCGCTTGAATTCGGCCAGGCTGCCTCTTTTGAGAAACGTTATATTCGTTGGAGAAAAGCGCTACCCCGGTATGTTCACCTGGGAAGACGTGATGAAAATGGGTGAGGACGTTGCAGATGAGGAGCTGGCCGCCCGCAGGGCCTTGCTTGATGCAGACGACGTAATTACCATGATGTACACTTCTGGCACCACCGGCTTTCCAAAGGGCGTTATGCTTACCCACGACAACCTGATTTCAAACGCCTGCGGGGTGGCGGAGTGCATGAATTTCAGCCAGGCTGACAGGCTATGCATCCCGGTGCCTTTCTTCCACTGTTTCGGGTGCTCGCTCGGCACAATGACCTGCGTAGTGTCGGGGGCAACCATGGTTCCGGTGGAAGTATTCGACCCCAGAAAGGTTTTAGAGGCCGTGGAAAAGGAGCGCTGTACGGCGGTGCACGGGGTGCCCACCATGTTTATTATGGAACTGGAGCTTTTAGAGAGGGAAAAGTTCGATACTTCCAGCCTGCGCACGGGGATTATGGCCGGTTCGCCCTGCCCCATTGAAGTGATGAAGAAAGTCATAAAGGTAATGGGAGCAAGGGAGATAACGATTACTTACGGCCAGACCGAATCTTCCCCCGCCATAACTATGACCAGAACGGACGATCCCCTTGATTACAGGGTCTCCACCGTGGGGCGGGCCCTGCCGGGTGTTGAGGTGAAAATAGTAAATCCGGAAACCGGGGAAGAAGTGCCGCGCGGTGTGCAGGGAGAGCTTTGCGCCAGGGGCTACAACATAATGAAGGGTTATTACAAAATGCCTGAGGCTACTGCCGCCGCCATTGACAAAGACGGCTGGCTGCATACCGGTGACCTCGCAACGATGGGCGAAAACGGTTACTGCAACATAACAGGCAGGCTGAAAGACATGATCATACGCGGCGGGGAAAACATTTACCCCAGGGAAATTGAGGAGTTTCTTTACACCCACCCGAAGGTCAAGGACGTACAGGTGGTAGGGGTGCCCAGCATAAAGTACGGCGAGGAAGTCATGGCCTTTATTCAGTTAAAAGAGGGGTGCACTCTGACGCAGGAGGAAGTGCAGGAATTCTGCAAAGGCAAGATTGCCAACTATAAAATACCCCGGTATGTGGCCTTCGTTGACAGCTATCCCTGCACCGCCAGCGGAAAGATTCAAAAGTACAAGCTGCGCGAAATGGCCATTGAAATGCTCGGCCTGCAGGAGGCCGCAAAGGTTCAGACAGCTTGAGAAAGCCTTCCCTTTGTGATAAAATTTTCTGGTGGCGCGGAAAATACAGAAATAATCTGCATTGGGCGGCCGCCGCCGGGGGTTTTCAGGTGGACAAGGGGGAAATGAATTGAAAGAAAGATACGACTTTAAAGAAATAGAAGAAAAGTGGCAGGCCCGCTGGGCTGCGCAAGACCTTTACGCGGTACCGGATTATTCAGACCGGCCGAAGTATTACTGCCTTGAAATGTTTCCGTACCCGTCTGGCAAGCTGCATATGGGCCACGTCAGGAACTACTCCATCGGCGATGTGGTGGCCCGCTTTAAAACCATGCAGGGCTATCACGTGCTTCACCCCATGGGCTGGGATGCATTCGGGCTGCCCGCCGAAAACGCCGCCATCAAGCACGGCGGGGTACATCCCGCCGAATGGACCCTGGACAATATCGAGAGCATGCGCGCCCAGCTTAAACAACTGGGCATCAGCTATGACTGGAACAGGGAAGTGGCGACCTGCCATCCGGGCTACTACCGCTGGACGCAGTGGCTTTTCCTGCAGCTTTTCCATAACGGCCTGGCCTATAAAAA
The window above is part of the Pelotomaculum thermopropionicum SI genome. Proteins encoded here:
- the CaiC gene encoding acyl-CoA synthetases (AMP-forming)/AMP-acid ligases II, which translates into the protein MRNFGKITIGELLDRIAAMYPDNDALVYPDRGLRYSYEQFRQVCDRFAKGLLKLGVEKGGHVAIWATNVPEWVIAQFGCPRIGAVLVTVNTNYKVFELEYLLKQSDSGTLIMIEGTKTSSYIKMIYELCPELNHCEPGRLNSARLPLLRNVIFVGEKRYPGMFTWEDVMKMGEDVADEELAARRALLDADDVITMMYTSGTTGFPKGVMLTHDNLISNACGVAECMNFSQADRLCIPVPFFHCFGCSLGTMTCVVSGATMVPVEVFDPRKVLEAVEKERCTAVHGVPTMFIMELELLEREKFDTSSLRTGIMAGSPCPIEVMKKVIKVMGAREITITYGQTESSPAITMTRTDDPLDYRVSTVGRALPGVEVKIVNPETGEEVPRGVQGELCARGYNIMKGYYKMPEATAAAIDKDGWLHTGDLATMGENGYCNITGRLKDMIIRGGENIYPREIEEFLYTHPKVKDVQVVGVPSIKYGEEVMAFIQLKEGCTLTQEEVQEFCKGKIANYKIPRYVAFVDSYPCTASGKIQKYKLREMAIEMLGLQEAAKVQTA